tccTGAATTATTCTagatatttcatttcattattttgttTTAGCATGTTGAATTTTGTGTTGAAAAAATTGAATGGTACAAGAGAATTCCCACTTCTCtttaaattttctttctttttttttatcattatcttTTTGTCTACTTTTGAGTAAACCCAACTTCTTGATCCCACTTAATTTCCACAAAACATTGTATCTGGAAGGTTATTAAAAATCTGATTaagtttttgagaataaaattctACGTAAGTTTGATTCCCCTCTCCCTCCCCCCCACCCCACCCCCCCCAAAACAAATTGAATAAGCTATGCAGTGGATATATATGTCTTTCCTTCACATAAATTCCTATCCTCAAGCACATTGAATAAGATTGCAACAGAGCAATACTTTAATCAAGCAGCAGTTTTATAGCACATATTAGTTTTATGGCAAACAAATATTAGTTTCTCAATTTATTTaggattaaattttaattattatttaaaaaaaaaaccatcTTCAATATTTTATAGCACAAACTTTGAATTGGTCACAGCTTCTACAGCGGACAGCTTCTAGACAATCTAATCTGTTACCTAATTCACTATTATTAGTCTAAaaaccaaatatatatatatatatatatatatatatatatatatatatatatatatatatatatatatatatatatattttattcataACTTCAACAATTTTAAATATGATTTCAACACTAGctggtaatttggataaaacgtTAGCCAAAGTCGTCAAAACTCCGTGTCCAAAAGAAAATGTCAACATCTACTTTAATAAATATCTAGATATTTTTTTCTTACATATATATTCTCATGCAAACTATGCATTTGACGAATCCTAGGCAAATGGCTGGCCTTAAATTTATGTACTTCCTTTCAATCATTGTCCTCTTGACCATCACCACCGGATCAGGATGCATCATGGCGTCGCCGCCGGCAGTCAAAGGTGCTTATTGGCCTTCATGGTCTGAAACATTTCCACCTTCTGCCATAGACACAAGCTTGTTCTCTCATGTCTACTATGCTTTTCTCATGCCAAACAATGTCACATTCAAGTTCGAAATACCCGATTCGACCGCCGTTCTCCTCCTTGATTTTTCAACCACCCTTCATCGTAAAAAGCCACCAGTGAAAACCCTCATCTCTATTGGCGATGGAGGTGCTAATCCTCGCCAGTTTGCTAGGATGGCATCAGAGGCAAAGTCACGCAAGGTGTTCATAAATTCAGCTATTGAAGTAGCAAGAAAATTTGGGTTTGATGGGCTGGATCTGGACTGGGAATCTCCTAAGGACCCAAAAGAGATGGAAGACCTGGGTTATTTATTTAAAGAATGGCGTGATGCTATCCAGAAGGAGGCTAAGACCACAAAAAAGCCTCCTCTATTGCTCACGGCTGCCGTGTACTTTTCCGTGGAGTTCTTATGGTTCGAAAAGTACCGGAAGTACCCGGTGGCACCGATGAAGGAAAACTTGGACTGGATTAATGCAATGTGTTATGATTATCATGGTTATTGGGACACTACAGTCACAGGGGCCCATGCTGCTTTGTATGATCCAAAGAGTAATATAAGCACAAGCTATGGTCTTAAGTCATGGATTAGGGCTGGAATGCCTCGGCACATGGTTGTTATGGGCCTGCCATTGTATGGGAGGACTTGGAAGCTCAAAGACCCAAATCTAAACGGAATCGGGGCACCGGCGGTCGGACTTGGCCCCGGAGATGAAGGTGTGCTGACTTTTGCCGAGGTGGTGAAGTTCAACGAGGACAATGGAGCAACAGTGTTATATGATGTGGAAACTGTATCCACATATTCATATGCTGGATCATCATGGATTGGGTATGATGATACCTTGTCTACCACTACTAAAATTAGATTTGCTCAAGCCCTTGGGCTTCGTGGGTATTTCTTTTGGACCCTTAGCTATGATGATGAGTggaaaatctcaatgcaaggtaaATCTGGAATcttacttcactttccttcttgtatagtaattttttttttctgatattGTTTTCAGTATGTTGATGTTAACAGTGCATTTTTTTGCAGCTTCAAGGGCATGGCCTATCGATGAATTATATTAAAGATTGGGAGATGGTATAATTCATTATAAATTTACAAGTGATTAAAGACTTCATGTAAGAAGGCTAGCTGACAATTGAAGAGAAAATGGAATAGTTTCCATATGCAAGCCCGATAGATATATAGAAGTGAAATGTAATGAATACTAGCAAAAAGAAATTATATGTGACAGGAGTAAAATAACGAGGGTGGTGTGTGGTAGTTCAGCAGTTGTAAAGATGTTAGAgcctatatatattataataggcTATTCCAAAAATCAATAAACAAGAATAGTTTTCTCTCATTTCTAAATATTCTCCTCTTCTcatctaatttatttattttttcatccaATCTATTTCTCTTCTCATCTTTTTCTATCTCTTTCTCTCCCTATTCCTCTATTTCACTAAGTGTGTAAGCTGATATGTAATAAATTGGTATAAGAGCTCTTTGATCAGTGAGCAACAACTAGAATTGGTTCATCCATGGCAGATTAGTGATAGTTCTCAGATACAGATTTCTTTCCATTCTTGTCTTCCTCTCTTTTTGTAATTCCTTTCCCCTCTTTCTTCTCTCTAGTGTGACTCTGTTCTTCTATCTTTTTTCTTAGATAAATTTTAACAGCTGttcctgaacttatatagttgtaacattagagtcctttaactttaaaatgtaacataaaaccccctaaactttcaaattttgcacagtaaatccatttgactttcaattactgatttttcagttagaaactgatgtaaatagctcccgcatggtacttagtcaatatttctctctccttttttatgcaaagtgtaaaattattctatttacgcatgaaaaattattctgtctatagagagaaaaatgattcaatttacatatggcttgagagagaaaagagaaatactgactaagctccatgctgaaactgtccaggtcagcatctaactgaaaaactagtaattggatgttagagggattttactgtgcaaaatttgaaagttgatggagttttatgttacatttttaagttgaggaactataatattacaactagataaattcagagacaattgtcaaaatttatccatttTTTCCTAGTTCTCttgaatttcttctcttttagatatGTAACCTTGAAATTAAGGTTTCCTCTTCTTTTCGACAATTTCTGTTTCTTCTtgttgttcttcttcttctttctttcttgaaattcttgaatcaaatttctttctttttctattaattttttattttttcttctattttccttcttaatttttttttttcacttcctACATTTCAAGAAACTTGtttcttgaaatttttgaaatttttcttctttttcttctttttttcttgtgttgaaaaaaaaaaaatctttcctCTATATCTTTATTCCttctttataaaatattttttcctATTTTTGTAATTTCTTCTTTGTTCTTTTTTCACAATttgtcttcttcttttctttgtaatttttttCCAATTCTAGTATCAGTTTCTTGTTCTAAGTCTCCGGAATGTTATGACTAAGGGATGGGATGAGCTAGATAAGCAACTTAAGTAGGCTGGTGCGTTGAATGTAATGGACAGGGCAATATTCTGTTATTTTGTAGGTGTTAATATAAATAGGAgaagaatagttgcaaatgggCATTCCGAGAATCAATAACAAATGCAGAATTcttctctctcttcttctctaaTTTTAATTTCATCCTTTCTATTTCTCTTCTCACCCATTCCCTTTCTATCTCTTTCTCTTCCTATTTCTCTCTTCCTATTTCTCTGTTTCAATAATTGTGCAGGTTTCATATGTAATAGAAATATTTAATGGGTTCATACGTTAGATGGTGGCTATAAAGATAGAGACACTTATAGAGAAGGAAAGGAAAAGCTGATGAAGGTGAGTTAAAGAGCAGAATTTACACTGGAAGCAGAGAGGTTATAAATAGAATTATTGTAGCTAGTTTGATCCACGTTTGTGCATGCAAACATTGTAGATTGGAAGTGATCAGAAAGATTAAGAAGGTAATGTTTTTGGATGTTATGAAGGTAAGTTGGCTTGTGCTTAGGAGTAAACTCTAGTTATGGATTGTTGATCCATGTGAACATTCTGCCTTTATCTCATTTGGTCTGGATGTGAACATGACAAATTCAATCTAAGATGATTTTTGTTTCAAATGATTTTGTAAAGAAAGCTTAGTATTAATGGATAAATTAATTTACCCATTTAGCTCAGTAGTAAAGAGTCATCTCCAAGGCTGTGAAATCTTAAATTAGAGTATTAGTTAGAGccagttattaaaaaaaaaaaaaaagaaattatcaaCCTGTTATAATTGAATTATGAGACATCAAAATACAAATTCAAtgatttgaaaattgaattaaaaccTTTGGGGTGTTTGTTGTTCTCTCCCTTGAATCATGAGACCAAAGAGACATAAGAAAGTCacttcttttgaaatgaaattttcaAGTTGCTTGATGACAAATTACAACAAATCCTGTACCTACATTTTCCAAAAAAATTTGTGTTTTATCATCACCAGCAAAAAAAACCTATTCAGAAAAATTGATCACTATCTTGCATTTTCCAATAAAAAAACCAAGAAGATGGAGCGTCCTACTCTAATCCTTGTTAATTGGAATTCATACTTGGTTTTTCTTTTTGTTCTATATATTTGCCACTTTCACTTGTTTACTACAAATGGATGCATAAAAGAATGTGTTTggaatataatcatatattaacGCCTGCTATTTTGTGTCGATGCTAAATCTTAAACCTTACTCTTGAATACCCAAAATTCTTCAGCAAAAAGTTAAATGTATATCACTtgaaaattattgaaaatttggtTACCAAAACTTTTGGTGCTATGGATTGAAGCTTTCTTAattggtaattcagatattgttaATATTCCACATCAATTTGGAAAAGGGTAACGTACGTCTTATAAAAACTTGAGCGTGCCCCCACACTTGAGTTAGCTTTTGATGTTAGGTTAGACTCGGCCTAAGATTGTATCAGAGCCTCCTCAACTGAGGCTGAACTTCCCATAAGTGTTTAACTCCTCTAGCATAAGGAACGTGTGTTAATATCCCATATCTCTCTTTAAAGTTGTGGCTGCTAGGGGATGCCTTTCTGCTTAGGGTTTTACCAACTTCATCAAGCTCCGCTCCACTTAGATTTTCcatcattttttttaatagatTTGTAACACGAAGAGCAGAAAAGAACCAATCATATTTTAATaacctgaattttttttaatataaagtttactaaattttaatagtatttaaatattattttacattatttaactaatttataatcttgtaatactttcatttatatattatttttaaagttatttttaagcatattttatgaattatttaatagttcaattttaattttaatgattagttttaaatattaatattaaattaattaacaaaatatattatttcattattgttaACCTTGGTTCTAAGATTTGATtttagctattattattattattattattattattattattattattattattattattattattattattattattattattattattattattttaatttaatgcaaATATGTTAAAGTAGGCTTGGACCTAATTGAAGAGGAAAAAAAGGACCTAAATGAAAGGGCAGTGAAATTTTAgagattaataagaaattaaaagttaaaataaaaaaagagaccAATAAAAGTTTTTTTGGCACTCCTTCTCCCGCacacc
This is a stretch of genomic DNA from Hevea brasiliensis isolate MT/VB/25A 57/8 chromosome 12, ASM3005281v1, whole genome shotgun sequence. It encodes these proteins:
- the LOC110657257 gene encoding class V chitinase CHIT5b, encoding MQTMHLTNPRQMAGLKFMYFLSIIVLLTITTGSGCIMASPPAVKGAYWPSWSETFPPSAIDTSLFSHVYYAFLMPNNVTFKFEIPDSTAVLLLDFSTTLHRKKPPVKTLISIGDGGANPRQFARMASEAKSRKVFINSAIEVARKFGFDGLDLDWESPKDPKEMEDLGYLFKEWRDAIQKEAKTTKKPPLLLTAAVYFSVEFLWFEKYRKYPVAPMKENLDWINAMCYDYHGYWDTTVTGAHAALYDPKSNISTSYGLKSWIRAGMPRHMVVMGLPLYGRTWKLKDPNLNGIGAPAVGLGPGDEGVLTFAEVVKFNEDNGATVLYDVETVSTYSYAGSSWIGYDDTLSTTTKIRFAQALGLRGYFFWTLSYDDEWKISMQASRAWPIDELY